The nucleotide window CAATCAAGTAAACTATATCCAATAAAGcaagaatgaaatatatatataataaggaacaatgtcaaataaatcaatctaaaaaaaaatgaaacttattataattgttGAAAATATAACAAGAAAAATCAagagaaagtaaaaaaaaaaagaaaataaaaaactcaAATCAAAGTTCACTCTACAATTACGACTGTCGTATCAAAGAAAAGTTCATTAACATGAGCAGTTATTAGCTGGTGTAGGACTTGTCAAATCGACTCCTCTTTGTTTCAAGCCAGAACCTCGTCCGCGTGAATTAGCAGCTAATTGTTCAAGTGGCATTTTCTTCGCTTTAAAGAagcataaaagaaaaaaaaatcgtacaCATGAAACAAAGCTTAGAGAAATAtctaaaatcaaataaaaatttaatattcatacctattgatgtaaataattcgtTGACATTAACAGCTGTCTTTGCGGATGtttcaaaaaacaaaagaCCGGTATCTGTCGCATAAGCCTGAGCCTCCTTTTTAAGGTAAAAAtgattagtaaattaaaatcattaatatatttattaccaAGTTAAATATATAGTTACCTCAGAATCAATGGCCCGGCGAGCATTCAAATCACTCTTATTACCAGCAAGTGCAATGACAATATTCGGATCAGCTTGTCTTTGCAATTCTTTTACCCATGATTTCGCTTTATCCAGAGAAGACTgaacaataatttatataatacggATTAATCGTATAcattatgattaataataagtgaaatttaataatacatacAGGTTGAGTTATATCATATACAACTACCGCACAATTTGCATTTCTGTAATACATTGGCGCCAAGCTCTATAACGCGTATGAGAATATTTCTGGTTAAATTACTTATACTGTAACATTTTATACACGTAAAAACACGAAATCTCGTTTCTCCAAAAATGACACCTTATAACGTTCTTGACCTGCCGTATCCCTAAAAGGAAATTCGATACGTGTAAACGTTTTGATTAGCGTTTGCAACAAATCACATGAGTATGAGATATAAATACagatattaaaattaccaGATTTCAAATTTTACCGTTGTATTATCATCTAAACTAATTGTCTGCGTGAGAAACGCAGCTTTCGgcacaaataaaataagacaataaataaaacctttttaaaaaaataaagaatatgtCATTATAAATCTTACCTCCAATAGTACTTTCCCTGTAGTCATCGAATTGGTCTTTAACAAAACGTAATACCAAGCTAATTGAAACATGAAAAAGAACacaaatgattaatattattaactttgtATTTTCCGATTACATCTTAGCTTGAAATGCTATATCGTCCAAATCTCCAATATAAAGTGTATGAATATAAACGGTATAAAAACTGggtatataaagaaaatgagaTAATTTCTATCGTGTTGAAGTTCATTCAACGAAAATACTCGCGTGAATATCCCTAATACAAAAACCAACCTTGATTTACCGACTGCTGATTCGCCTATAGAGTTACAgagtaaaatcaaaaaaaaagaaagtacgTCAATATAGGCCAAAAAgccaaaaacaaaaaaaactgcGAAGGTTTGGTAATTGATGCTTACGATCGTAAGCTACTGTGTCTGCTGAAAATTTGCCATACCTAATAAAACAAGCTTGAATTGGTACAATTTGCCAGAAGCCTGAGCGTTTTGTCTGTTGTTTGTGGTTGACatcacaaattattttatcaaatgtaAAAGAATACTGTCAggtattatataaagaataaataatatataaaaaacaagtGTACTATGATATTTCCAATAGTCATTTGGTGGTTATACAATGTAgattatattgaataatagaattatattGAATCGGCGGCATTCGGCATCAATACATGTGCGCTAAAACCAATATCTATCGTCATTAGTCATTTCATCTTCTTTTATCTGAAAAAACATAAATGCCTTTGGGGCTAAAACGTcgcaaagaatttttataaccATTTTTTGTTTTGCTCGATCTaaaaaaactacaaaaaaaaaaaggttaactaatatcatatttattcaataaataataacagtTCGAGCAAACTCCTTATATATAGAAACCAACCCTCctgaaaaaaattgcaatCGCAGCACCAAccactttttctttttcttttttctttacccCAAATAATTTCTACTcaacaaattttttgtttataatgtCGTCTTCTATATCACCTTTTTATCGTCCCGGAGTTTTTCCTGCGCTTTCCAACCGCCTCCTTTCAAGTGCTTCCCAAACCCTCCGACTTGCTATTAACcagcaaatttatataaagactGTTTATAGTAATCCTTTACGGGTTACTGGTCTACCCTTGACCACTACAAAAGGTTTCACTTATTTGATAGCTGCGTCTTGGCATCCCAAAAGAAAACGACAGACTGTAAATTCTATATCAGGTGGTGGTCACCCATGGTGGAAAGAACGTATGAGAGCGGGTAAAGTTGATGCGGGAGAGGACGCTTTTTTCTATGTTGGGACAAATAACGGTGTAGCCTTAGGAGTAGCCGATGGCGTTGGTGGATGGTCTCAggtatattatatttgttttattgtaCCTCAAAAGTTCTatagtacttttttttttttattgatgttTACGTAAAcctaacaataaatataaaagatgggTGTAGATCcagcaaatttttcttgggCATTAATGGATAACGCTGCAAGTGTAGCAAAAGATAATGCGCCAGATCTATCACCTTTTATTGCTCCATCTGGTTATGATGACATATTAGATGCTAAACAGATACTAAGTGGAGCGTTCGAAAATTTGATCAAGAGTGGAAAAGTCAAAGCAGGTGATGTGgctttatttgttaattttattatgaatttaaatatttaattgtatttcttaattttaggAAGTTCAACGGCCTGTATTCTTTCACTATCCAAATCTTCAGGAATCCTTAATGCAGCTACTTTGGGCGATTCAgcttatattttaattcgtAATGGTGCACTATTATACGAATCTCCATCACAAcaacatttctttaattgtCCATTTCAATTAACCATTGTACCTGAATCGTACCCTAACCAAAAGCTCTATTTTAAAGACAAGCCAAGTGATGCTCAACAAACTAGCCATCAGCTTCAGGATGGTGATGTTATCCTGCTAGCTACTGATGGCTTTTTCGATAATGTATTTGCTGATGAAGCAGTTGAAATTGTGAATAGAGAGCTTCATGATGTTATGGGTCATGATGGTATGGTTCGTGAAAAGGACCTTGAAAATCTTCGAACTCACGTTAGAAGACTTTCAAGAAGATTGACGGATACAGCGAGACGATTTTCCTTAGATCCAAGAAGAATTAGTCCTTTTTCACAAAGCGCAAAACAAAATGGAGAAATTAGAATCGGAGGGTAAGATTTTGTTATAGTAGATTTTTTGGTTGGTGTTGGGCTTGCATATTTTGTgattctttttgtaggtttacTGGTTTGGCGGGTAATATTTCTTAGAGGTTGCCTCGGGAAGCTACAATTTACCAACATAGTCAAAACGTCTTCTTACTTctgaatacaaaaaaaaaaattattcaagaaaGAAGTTGGAACTATGAAGAAgagtataaatatttttttgtggtAAATTGCGTACGTAggtttgtttaaaaataatgtgaaatttgttatttaattcatcGTAGCTTTCCGAGGCATCTTTCTGCTAGCCAATTAATGTTTGTTGTATTGGAATCTTCATTTGTAATATTCTTTTCGAACGATTTCATTTACGATAATTATTTGTGTTAAATTAGGTGTCTTAATTCTATCAAGTTCTAATCCCTcactttattttcaatttatagTAAAGTAGACGACATTACCGTACTAGTGACGTTAGTACACGCAAATTCATGATCATTGTTTTCATCAaaggtaaagaaaaaaacaaaattacaatttaagaaaaaatttcaatgcATTAAAGAAAGTCAATTAGCGTATAAGAAACAAAAGTATTATATCATACCCTTTTCAATACAATGTGTTTTATGAGAAacgtaaaaaagaaacaaaaaaaaattaatttcacttagtatttgtatttattacaacaatttattaaaaaattttcataaattcaaggacaatttttatttttctctttcatctttaatacttttattcaagatcctttattaaaattattaaaatttacaaataacttactatagtacatattaatatttaagctTGCATTAAAAAAGAGCAGTTCTTTTTTTGCtatttaatattagtatttttaactGTTAtgaataaatgtatttactgtattatttaaaataagttcattttgcaataaaataaaataataattatagatatttGGCAGGAATTCATAATCAcctcaataaaatttaactgcTAACTAAATAAAGCTTTTCATAAattcaaaaaggaaaaaatactATTACTCGAACTGCTGACGGTGGGGTTTGAACCCACGCATGCTTTCGCATACCAGATCTTAAGTCTGGCTCCTTGGACCACTCGGACACGTCAGCTTGTGAACGGATatacttcaaaattattttaatttgaataaatttttataagaatttgaTTGGACAATCATACTATCCCAGTTAATCACTAAACAAAACGGCTTATGGTCTAATAAAGTTGGGAAGGACCCGCAGAAATTAGCAAGTTtttaagaagaaatttttttgttccttctTATTTCCTTTAGCTCAAGtacattatctgttatatccATCCATCCGACTTTCAGATACCGTACTTTGCttcttaaattatcaatattttagtTTCTCAAGAACTCACCTTTGTGAACTTGAGAAATAGCTGTATACTTAATCATGTTACTTGACGACACATCTTCAAAAGCTTTAAAGAAATATCTTAGCCACCACTTGGAACCAATGTACGACTGATCTTCCTTTGTTTGCTTTTTAATGTTTCATTTCGTATTTGTTAAATACTTTGTAAAAGGATCAGCTTGGGAGTTCAACTCAATTGTGCTTACTTTAATAaactttactttctttttttataaagttgcGACGCAGATCCAAAGGTTTTGGCCGACTATGTTATTGCTCTTTTAAAACATGACAAACCTGATCAAGATCTAAAACAACTATGTATAGACCAGCTTGACGACTTTCTAAGAGGAGGTTTGTTAATCAATTTTaccaatttcttttaattagtTCGGGTGCGCTAGTATTTTTACGCCTGCGTAGTCGAGTTTGTCTGTTGATTCacttattcattatttatattcattcctttcttaattatttgaaatttattatttaattgatagaAACCGGACCTTTCGTTGACAAATTGTTTGATGCTTTAGGTTCACAAGAATATCTCAGTGATGCATTAACCACAGTCCAATCACAACAGGAACCAATTATAAATGCAAGCGCatcatcaaataattcaattgAAGGTAAGCCAACAAAATCTCAGGATTTGACACCAGAAAAAGTTGATAGTCAACCATCAAAGATTGGGGTCCGGAAAAGAGAAGATAGCGAAGCATCGGATGATGACGACGATAGAAATTACAAGCACAGGGAGAGAAGTGGCGAAATTCGAGATGATTATCGTCGTTATACCGATCGATCTTCCAATTTCACGAATCGAGAGGACGATAGAGactcaaaaaataaaagatttcgTAGTAGCGAAGGTATTCCCACTGGTCCCGCATCAGGAGGATCtcagtataataataattttcaagatGATCGGTCTTTCAAAAGACGACGTGATGAAACTGAAGAGGAATTTCGTTCAAATAAAATTCCTCGTAATAATTCATTAGGAACTAGTCAACCTATATCTGGTAGTGGAAACGGTTACGTTTCTAACAATGGAATGGGAAGCGTTCGACGTCCTGattttgaaagagaaaatcggCTAAATAGAAACTTTCCTTCTATATCGTCTGGTTCTCCGGGTTCAAGCATAAGTTCTGGTCGGTGGGGTAATGAGTGGGGCAATAATGGAATGAATACTCCAGTTAATGATCGTTTTGACGATAGGAGAAGGAGGTTGAACGAACGTGGAGGTGGTAGAAGTGGCCCTATGGTTGTGAACCGTGGTTCCGGGTATTCTGATGTTAGGCCTGGAAGACGTCAACGTTGTCGTGATTATGATGGTTAGTACTTATGATATTTCGGTTTATATCTGAagtaattttacttattatttttaattcaaacaaagaaaaaggataTTGTATGCGTGGCGATCTTTGTCCTTTCGACCACGGTGTAGATAGAATTGTTGTTGATGACGTTCCATTGAATAGGCCATTCGATATTATATCGCCAATGGCTGGTAATCCATTAACAGGACCAGTTGGTA belongs to Rhizophagus irregularis chromosome 13, complete sequence and includes:
- a CDS encoding GTPase Ypt5, with amino-acid sequence MSTTNNRQNAQASGKLYQFKLVLLGESAVGKSSLVLRFVKDQFDDYRESTIGAAFLTQTISLDDNTTVKFEIWDTAGQERYKSLAPMYYRNANCAVVVYDITQPSSLDKAKSWVKELQRQADPNIVIALAGNKSDLNARRAIDSEEAQAYATDTGLLFFETSAKTAVNVNELFTSIAKKMPLEQLAANSRGRGSGLKQRGVDLTSPTPANNCSC